The Marinobacter sp. M3C genomic sequence CGATTCGTCAATTTTGAGCGCGTTGCCTTGAGGAAAATTCGGCAGCTTCAGGCAGCAGGTCAGCTGGATGATCTTAAAGTACCACCCGGTAATAAGCTGGAGCCGTTGTCTGGTGATCGTCGAGGTCAGCATAGCATTCGAATCAACAAGCAGTTTCGGGTGTGCTTCCGCTGGACCAAAGCTGGTGCGGAAGACATTGAAATTATTGATTACCACTAGGAGCTAAATCATGCGCAACATTGATGCTGTAACGCCCGGCGAGTTGCTGAAAGAAGAATTTATTGAGCCCATGGGTATTTCTCAATACCGTCTTGCAAAAGAAATTGGGGTCCCGGCCCAGCGAATCGGCCAGATTATCGCGGGTAAGCGTTCAATAACCGCAGACACTGATCTCCGGCTCTGTCGCTTTCTTGGTTTATCCAACGGCTACTGGCTGCGGGTTCAGACAGCCTATGACACTGAGATTGCAGAAGATGCCCTTGAGGATCAGTTGAAGAATATTCGCCCCTGGAACTCCGGGCCAGAGATGGGGCACAGGGCATAACCAACGGCTGCACAGCGACCGGTTTTTCACCGCTTCGCGGTTCCAACCCGGCGCGTGAGCCGGGCGTTAGAGTTGATCGTAATGTCCTCCAATGGCGAAAACATAAATGGATCTGTCGTCGAACCGGTATATGAGCCTATCCTTCTGTGAGATGCGCCTTGACCACAAACCTGACAAGCTATGTTTAAGCGGCTCGGGTTTGCCGATGCCAGCTGATGGATC encodes the following:
- a CDS encoding HigA family addiction module antitoxin codes for the protein MRNIDAVTPGELLKEEFIEPMGISQYRLAKEIGVPAQRIGQIIAGKRSITADTDLRLCRFLGLSNGYWLRVQTAYDTEIAEDALEDQLKNIRPWNSGPEMGHRA
- a CDS encoding Txe/YoeB family addiction module toxin, with the translated sequence MRSLVFEGSTWEAYEKMREKDKKLHKALCKLLKEMLRSDDPSAGIGKPEPLKHSLSGLWSRRISQKDRLIYRFDDRSIYVFAIGGHYDQL